Proteins encoded together in one Halalkaliarchaeum sp. AArc-CO window:
- a CDS encoding DsbA family protein: MERPVSRRTVLATLGGAATVALAGCLGGPDQSHDCELTEPDPVTDLERPTLGPDDADVVVSAFDDFACPHCATFKLDAFPEFRTEYVEEGLVQFRQYDFPIPADGDWSEPVANAARGVQERFDDETYFEYATLLFEQLRGDGYSYEAIEEHAETVGDDGCLAIADAEFEPYETVVGADREEGVNRGVSGTPTVFVDDQQVDPTYDAISAAIDDRL; encoded by the coding sequence ATGGAGCGTCCCGTCTCTCGACGGACAGTGCTCGCGACGCTGGGCGGCGCCGCCACGGTCGCCCTTGCGGGCTGTCTCGGCGGTCCCGACCAGTCCCACGACTGCGAGTTGACCGAACCGGATCCGGTGACCGACCTCGAACGCCCGACGCTGGGTCCCGACGACGCCGACGTCGTCGTCTCGGCGTTCGACGACTTCGCCTGTCCCCACTGTGCGACGTTCAAGCTCGATGCGTTCCCCGAGTTCCGTACCGAGTACGTCGAGGAGGGGCTCGTCCAGTTCCGCCAGTACGATTTCCCGATTCCGGCCGACGGCGACTGGTCCGAACCGGTCGCGAACGCAGCCCGCGGGGTGCAAGAGCGGTTCGACGACGAAACCTACTTCGAGTACGCGACGCTGCTGTTCGAACAGCTTCGGGGGGACGGCTACTCTTACGAGGCGATCGAGGAGCACGCCGAGACGGTCGGCGACGACGGCTGTCTCGCCATCGCCGACGCGGAGTTCGAGCCGTACGAGACGGTCGTGGGTGCCGACCGCGAGGAGGGAGTAAACCGGGGCGTGAGCGGAACCCCCACCGTGTTCGTCGACGACCAGCAGGTCGACCCGACGTACGATGCGATCTCTGCAGCGATCGACGACCGACTGTGA
- a CDS encoding DUF357 domain-containing protein, which yields MPAELEEKVDRYERMLADALDVADRAVPEGTPLGEAASDCREMAESYLEDGRHFREEDDPVNALASYSYGYGWLDCGVRMGLFSVPGDSDLFTS from the coding sequence ATGCCCGCGGAGCTCGAAGAGAAGGTCGATCGGTACGAACGAATGCTCGCGGACGCACTCGATGTCGCCGATCGGGCCGTTCCCGAAGGGACACCGCTCGGCGAGGCCGCGAGTGACTGTCGGGAAATGGCCGAATCCTACCTCGAGGACGGCCGTCACTTCAGGGAAGAGGACGACCCGGTCAACGCGCTTGCCTCGTACTCGTACGGCTACGGCTGGCTCGACTGTGGCGTGCGGATGGGACTGTTTTCGGTTCCCGGGGACAGCGACCTGTTCACCAGCTAG
- a CDS encoding DUF2062 domain-containing protein, which yields MIVERVGEYRKRVHDELKRAFADDHTPREVAGSFAVGVFITMLPTLGTGLLLFVVLVALFKSISKIALFASVLVFNPVVKWGVYAASFTLGTLLLGPVEGVTMADVSLSAGPEIVVRLLVGNLVLAVLATVLGYVVVFRLVVSYREQLEPLEEAIEEVVDRTLDPDAA from the coding sequence ATGATCGTCGAGCGCGTCGGGGAGTACCGCAAGCGAGTTCACGACGAACTCAAGCGGGCGTTCGCCGACGATCACACGCCCCGTGAAGTCGCCGGGAGCTTCGCAGTCGGCGTGTTTATCACGATGTTGCCGACGCTCGGGACCGGCCTGCTTTTGTTCGTCGTGCTCGTGGCGCTGTTCAAGTCGATCAGCAAGATCGCCCTGTTCGCATCGGTTCTCGTGTTCAACCCCGTCGTCAAGTGGGGTGTCTACGCCGCCAGTTTCACGCTGGGCACGCTGCTGCTCGGACCGGTCGAAGGCGTCACGATGGCAGACGTCTCGCTTTCGGCCGGCCCCGAGATCGTCGTCAGGCTGCTGGTCGGTAATCTGGTGCTCGCGGTCCTCGCGACGGTCCTCGGCTACGTCGTCGTCTTCCGCCTCGTCGTCTCCTACCGGGAGCAGCTCGAACCGCTGGAGGAGGCGATCGAGGAGGTCGTCGACAGGACGCTGGACCCGGACGCAGCGTAA
- the cysS gene encoding cysteine--tRNA ligase produces MTLSVTNTLSGEREAFEVDDGEVLLYVCGLTVSDDAHLGHARAWVHADIIHRWLAYLGYDVRHVENVTDVNEKITARAGERNDWETESDVARHFTAEIFADMRGLNLLRAEVYPRVSEHVSEIIDLVETLVDRGYAYESNGSVYFDVTQFDDYGRLSNQELEELEAQGDPDERSEKRHPADFALWKADGVSESAVREHRKHEHDGALPTGQTWDSPWSEGRPGWHVECSAMSMTHLGETIDVHMGGRDLVFPHHENEIAQSEAATGERFVRYWLHNGLLETEGEKMSSSLGNYWSVSDALGELGVNVVRTFYAGAQYRTDQALSEDALAEAHERFERLQRAYETAMAAADSVDAATKAEDEALHDAVEATRSEFEAAMNDDFNVREAMAALLDLAAAVNRHVEASETYDYPGLRRAIETLETFGEDVLGLQFTGVDDGDATLADELVELVLQIREEEREAGNYERADELRDALDNVGVEVEDSPEGPTYRFE; encoded by the coding sequence ATGACCCTTTCGGTGACCAACACCCTGTCGGGCGAACGCGAGGCGTTCGAGGTCGACGACGGCGAAGTCCTGCTGTACGTCTGTGGCCTGACGGTCTCGGACGACGCCCACCTCGGTCACGCCCGGGCGTGGGTGCACGCCGACATCATCCACCGCTGGCTCGCATACCTCGGCTACGACGTCCGCCACGTGGAGAACGTCACCGACGTCAACGAGAAGATCACCGCGCGGGCGGGGGAACGTAACGACTGGGAGACCGAATCGGACGTGGCCCGTCACTTCACCGCGGAGATCTTTGCGGACATGCGCGGGCTCAACCTCCTGCGCGCGGAGGTGTATCCACGGGTCTCCGAACACGTGTCCGAGATCATCGACCTGGTCGAGACGCTCGTCGATCGGGGATACGCCTACGAGTCGAACGGGTCGGTCTACTTCGACGTCACGCAGTTCGACGACTACGGCCGGCTGTCGAACCAGGAGCTCGAGGAGCTGGAAGCCCAGGGTGATCCCGACGAGCGCTCCGAGAAGCGACATCCCGCGGACTTCGCGCTGTGGAAAGCCGACGGCGTCAGCGAGTCCGCCGTTCGGGAGCACCGGAAACACGAACACGACGGCGCGCTTCCGACCGGACAAACCTGGGACTCCCCCTGGAGTGAAGGTCGTCCAGGCTGGCACGTGGAGTGCTCGGCGATGTCGATGACGCACCTCGGGGAGACCATCGACGTCCACATGGGCGGGCGCGACCTGGTGTTCCCTCACCACGAAAACGAGATCGCCCAAAGCGAGGCCGCAACCGGCGAGCGGTTCGTGCGCTACTGGCTCCACAACGGGCTGCTCGAGACCGAAGGCGAGAAGATGAGCTCGAGTCTGGGCAACTACTGGAGCGTCTCCGACGCGCTCGGGGAACTCGGCGTCAACGTCGTTCGGACGTTCTACGCGGGCGCACAGTATCGGACCGACCAGGCCCTCTCCGAGGACGCGCTCGCGGAAGCCCACGAACGGTTCGAGCGACTCCAGCGGGCTTATGAGACTGCAATGGCGGCAGCCGACTCGGTCGACGCGGCGACCAAAGCCGAAGACGAAGCGCTCCATGACGCCGTCGAGGCGACGCGAAGCGAGTTCGAAGCGGCGATGAACGACGACTTCAACGTCCGCGAGGCGATGGCGGCGCTTCTGGACCTCGCTGCCGCGGTCAACCGCCACGTCGAAGCCAGCGAGACGTACGACTACCCCGGACTCAGGCGGGCGATCGAGACGCTCGAAACGTTCGGCGAAGACGTGCTCGGGCTCCAGTTTACCGGGGTCGACGACGGCGACGCCACGCTGGCGGACGAGCTCGTCGAACTCGTGTTACAGATCCGAGAGGAGGAACGCGAGGCCGGCAACTACGAACGTGCCGACGAACTGCGGGATGCCCTCGACAACGTCGGAGTCGAGGTCGAGGACAGCCCGGAGGGGCCGACCTACCGGTTCGAGTGA
- a CDS encoding DUF555 domain-containing protein, with product MSNYLVAMEAAWLVRDVEDIDDAIGVAVSEAGRRLNDQDKEYVEVEVGVTTCPACGEPFDSAYIAAETALVGLLLEIEIFNAEGEEHATRIAKSEVGGALRDVPLSVIEVVETESDEDDE from the coding sequence ATGAGCAATTACCTCGTTGCGATGGAGGCGGCCTGGCTGGTTCGCGACGTAGAAGACATCGACGACGCGATCGGCGTGGCCGTAAGCGAGGCGGGGCGGCGCCTCAACGATCAGGACAAAGAGTACGTCGAAGTCGAAGTCGGGGTGACGACCTGTCCCGCCTGCGGGGAGCCGTTCGACTCGGCGTACATCGCTGCGGAGACGGCGCTCGTTGGACTTCTCCTGGAGATCGAGATCTTCAACGCCGAGGGGGAGGAACACGCCACCCGGATCGCGAAAAGCGAGGTCGGGGGTGCACTCCGCGACGTCCCGCTTTCGGTCATCGAGGTCGTCGAGACCGAGTCCGACGAGGACGACGAGTAG
- a CDS encoding thymidine kinase, which yields MHAITRSGWIEVITGSMFSGKTEELLRRLRRADIAGQEIVAFKPAIDNRYGEATIGSHNGRQWDARIVPNEGDAVWELYDRYDGEEVVAIDEANFFSSELVEVSQTLASDGARVIVSGIDQTFRGEPFDPVPRLMAVAEYVDKLQAICSVCGEPATRNQRLIDGEPAHRDDPTILVGAEESYEARCRNCHTLRTGPREDPVDRSAPEADE from the coding sequence ATGCACGCCATTACGCGCTCGGGGTGGATCGAGGTGATAACGGGGTCGATGTTCTCCGGGAAGACCGAAGAACTGCTTCGGCGGCTCCGGCGTGCAGACATCGCGGGCCAGGAGATCGTCGCGTTCAAGCCGGCGATCGACAACCGATACGGCGAAGCCACGATCGGGTCCCACAACGGGCGCCAGTGGGACGCACGGATCGTTCCCAACGAGGGCGATGCGGTGTGGGAGCTGTACGACCGATACGACGGCGAGGAAGTCGTCGCGATCGACGAGGCGAACTTCTTTTCCAGTGAACTCGTTGAGGTGTCCCAGACGCTGGCGTCGGACGGTGCACGCGTCATCGTCTCGGGGATCGACCAGACGTTCCGCGGGGAGCCGTTCGATCCGGTACCGCGCCTGATGGCCGTCGCGGAGTACGTCGACAAACTCCAGGCGATCTGTTCGGTCTGTGGCGAGCCCGCCACCCGAAACCAGCGGCTCATCGACGGCGAGCCAGCCCATCGGGACGACCCGACGATCCTCGTCGGCGCCGAGGAATCCTACGAGGCCAGATGCCGGAACTGTCACACCCTCCGGACCGGACCGCGGGAGGACCCGGTCGACCGGTCCGCCCCTGAAGCCGACGAGTAA